In one window of Spartinivicinus marinus DNA:
- a CDS encoding glycine C-acetyltransferase produces the protein MNQAFLDHLSSELGNIKSEGLFKGERVISSQQQAEIEVASGERVLNFCANNYLGLANHPRLIEAAQKGLDRYGFGVASVRFICGTQDIHKSLEAKLSEFLGMEDTILYSSCFDANGGLFETILGSEDAVISDALNHASIIDGVRLCKAKRFRYANNDMADLETQLKAADEVGARFKLIVTDGVFSMDGIIADLKSVCDLADKYNALVMVDDSHAVGFVGENGRGSHEYAGVIDRIDIITGTLGKALGGASGGYTSGRKEIIDILRQRSRPYLFSNSLAPSIAAASIEVLAMLKEGTELRARLWDNAAYFRAEMEKAGFTLAGKDHAIIPVMIGDAALAAKMADMMLEKGIYVIGFSYPVVPKGHARIRTQISAGHTKQQIDKAVAAFIEVGKALNII, from the coding sequence ATGAATCAGGCATTTTTGGATCATTTAAGTAGTGAGTTAGGCAATATTAAGTCTGAAGGGCTATTTAAAGGCGAGCGGGTGATTAGCTCTCAGCAGCAAGCAGAAATTGAAGTTGCTAGTGGTGAGAGAGTGCTTAATTTTTGCGCCAATAACTATTTGGGCTTAGCGAATCATCCACGTTTGATTGAAGCTGCTCAGAAAGGCTTGGATCGCTACGGTTTCGGTGTGGCATCGGTTCGTTTTATTTGTGGGACCCAAGATATCCATAAGAGCTTGGAAGCGAAACTAAGTGAGTTCTTAGGGATGGAGGATACCATCCTCTATTCCTCCTGCTTTGATGCAAATGGCGGTTTATTTGAGACGATTTTAGGCTCTGAAGATGCAGTTATTTCTGATGCGTTAAATCATGCATCAATTATTGATGGCGTTCGTCTCTGTAAAGCAAAGCGTTTTCGCTATGCCAATAATGATATGGCAGACTTGGAAACTCAGCTAAAAGCAGCTGATGAAGTAGGAGCTCGCTTTAAGCTAATCGTTACTGATGGCGTATTTTCCATGGATGGCATTATTGCTGATCTTAAATCGGTTTGTGATTTAGCGGATAAATACAATGCATTGGTAATGGTTGATGATTCTCATGCGGTAGGCTTTGTTGGTGAAAATGGCCGAGGCAGTCATGAGTATGCGGGAGTTATTGATCGAATTGATATTATTACTGGTACTTTAGGGAAGGCGCTAGGTGGTGCTTCTGGTGGCTATACATCAGGCCGGAAAGAAATCATTGATATTCTTCGCCAGCGTTCCCGCCCTTATTTATTTTCTAACTCACTTGCCCCCTCAATCGCTGCTGCCTCTATTGAAGTGTTAGCTATGTTGAAAGAAGGTACTGAGCTTCGTGCGCGCTTGTGGGATAACGCTGCTTATTTCCGTGCAGAAATGGAAAAAGCAGGCTTTACTTTGGCTGGTAAAGATCATGCGATCATTCCTGTGATGATTGGTGATGCTGCTTTGGCTGCCAAAATGGCGGATATGATGTTAGAAAAAGGTATCTATGTGATTGGTTTTAGTTATCCTGTGGTGCCCAAAGGTCACGCGCGAATTCGAACTCAAATTAGTGCAGGGCACACCAAGCAGCAAATTGATAAAGCAGTTGCAGCTTTTATTGAAGTAGGAAAAGCGCTCAATATTATTTGA
- a CDS encoding sulfite oxidase heme-binding subunit YedZ, translating into MIKKLKPIWFLLALSPAVYLVYLIVTDGLGPDPAKTVVEFLGTWALRLLWVTLSLTPLKLITGSGQFIAIRRMMGLYAFFYASLHLAAYLVFMLGLRWSNLWEDILERPYITVGFAAWLVLLPLAVTSTNKMIRRLGKKWKQLHKGVYLAACLVILHFIWLAKSNLLEPIIYLTILILLFALRLIKQTAKTKPVVAND; encoded by the coding sequence TTGATCAAAAAATTAAAGCCAATATGGTTCTTATTAGCGTTATCGCCAGCAGTTTATTTGGTTTACTTGATCGTCACTGATGGATTAGGACCTGATCCAGCCAAAACTGTTGTTGAATTTTTAGGTACTTGGGCGTTACGTCTTTTGTGGGTTACGTTAAGCCTTACTCCTTTGAAGTTAATTACTGGAAGTGGTCAATTTATTGCCATTCGTCGGATGATGGGGTTATACGCATTTTTTTACGCCTCCCTTCACCTAGCAGCCTATTTGGTATTTATGCTGGGATTGCGGTGGAGTAATTTGTGGGAAGATATTTTAGAGCGACCGTATATCACAGTTGGTTTTGCTGCGTGGTTGGTTTTGTTGCCTTTAGCTGTTACTTCAACCAATAAAATGATTCGGCGACTGGGTAAAAAATGGAAGCAGTTACACAAAGGAGTTTATCTTGCCGCTTGTCTGGTTATTTTGCATTTTATTTGGTTGGCAAAGAGTAATTTACTGGAACCTATCATTTATTTGACTATTCTTATCCTGCTATTCGCTTTACGGCTGATTAAACAAACCGCTAAAACTAAGCCAGTAGTGGCTAATGATTGA
- the msrP gene encoding protein-methionine-sulfoxide reductase catalytic subunit MsrP — MLIKKPSDIKSYEITPESAYFNRRQFMKRLGQAAMLTAGSGWLTACVEENGSAQAQSVAKAKPVSLVSTEGVKQYPAPEWLKEKFPGRKVWPSSTDEALTPYQDITRYNNFYEFGTKKGDPAKHAGSLITDPWSVIIDGAVEKPGTYTLEDILKPHDFEERIYRLRCVEAWSMVVPWVGFQLGDLLKRFNPTSKAKYVAFTTLNDPEQMPGLKLPFSSIEWPYVEGLRIDEAMNPLAFIGVGLYGKAMPPQNGAPLRLVVPWKYGFKSIKSIVKITLVDKEPPTTWNKSAPNEYGFYSNVNPNVSHPRWSQKRERRLPSSLFNPNYVETQLFNGYAEQVAHLYKGMDLAKYY, encoded by the coding sequence ATGTTGATCAAAAAGCCCAGTGATATCAAAAGCTATGAAATAACCCCTGAATCTGCTTACTTTAATCGTCGGCAGTTTATGAAACGATTAGGGCAGGCCGCAATGCTGACAGCTGGCTCTGGGTGGCTGACCGCTTGTGTTGAAGAAAATGGTAGTGCTCAAGCTCAGTCAGTAGCAAAAGCAAAGCCTGTTAGCTTGGTTTCTACGGAAGGTGTTAAGCAATATCCAGCCCCAGAATGGCTTAAAGAAAAATTTCCAGGTCGAAAAGTATGGCCTAGCTCCACTGATGAGGCATTAACGCCTTACCAGGATATCACTCGCTACAATAATTTTTATGAGTTTGGTACTAAAAAAGGTGATCCTGCTAAACATGCGGGTAGTCTAATTACTGATCCTTGGTCAGTAATTATTGATGGTGCAGTGGAAAAGCCTGGTACTTATACCCTTGAAGATATTTTAAAGCCTCATGATTTTGAAGAGCGTATTTATCGTCTGCGTTGTGTAGAGGCTTGGTCAATGGTGGTGCCATGGGTAGGGTTTCAGCTAGGTGACTTATTAAAGCGTTTTAATCCAACCTCAAAAGCAAAGTATGTGGCTTTCACCACATTAAATGATCCTGAACAAATGCCAGGGTTGAAATTACCATTTAGCAGCATTGAGTGGCCTTATGTTGAAGGGCTGCGCATTGACGAAGCAATGAATCCGCTTGCCTTTATAGGGGTGGGGCTGTACGGAAAAGCAATGCCGCCACAAAATGGTGCCCCTCTTAGATTAGTTGTGCCATGGAAATATGGCTTTAAAAGTATTAAATCCATCGTAAAAATAACCCTAGTTGATAAAGAGCCGCCGACTACCTGGAATAAATCAGCACCTAATGAATATGGTTTCTACTCCAATGTGAACCCAAATGTTAGCCATCCTAGGTGGAGTCAAAAGCGGGAGCGGCGCCTGCCATCCTCGTTGTTTAACCCCAATTATGTAGAAACTCAGCTGTTTAATGGTTATGCCGAACAAGTGGCGCACCTTTATAAAGGTATGGATTTGGCGAAGTACTATTAA
- the pssA gene encoding CDP-diacylglycerol--serine O-phosphatidyltransferase, with protein MSQEKDNSVADDTEDQLPQTILPIDEHVEEVAENGRKVRRKGVYLLPNLFTTTALFCGFYAIVSSMNQMFEQAAIAIFVAMIFDGLDGRVARMTNTQSAFGAEYDSLSDMVAFGAAPALVCFNWNLTSLGKVGWMVSFIYVACVALRLARFNTQIETADKRYFTGLPCPSAAAVVAAMVWALSLADLASNGLVTIFTAGVMALTGILMVSNVRYHSFKDLEFKGRVPFVAIIAIVLVFAVVFTNPPWVLMVVFLLYAASGPVLAVWRFKQKRVAAAQGK; from the coding sequence ATGAGTCAAGAGAAAGACAATTCAGTGGCGGATGATACCGAAGATCAATTGCCACAAACTATATTACCCATCGACGAGCATGTTGAAGAAGTTGCTGAAAATGGTAGAAAGGTAAGGCGGAAAGGGGTTTATCTGTTACCTAATCTGTTTACCACTACAGCATTATTTTGTGGCTTTTATGCCATTGTTAGCTCAATGAATCAGATGTTTGAGCAAGCTGCAATCGCTATTTTTGTGGCGATGATTTTTGATGGGCTTGATGGTCGTGTGGCACGGATGACTAATACTCAAAGTGCATTTGGTGCAGAGTACGACAGTTTGTCTGATATGGTGGCCTTTGGTGCGGCGCCAGCTTTGGTGTGTTTTAACTGGAATCTAACCAGCTTAGGTAAGGTCGGCTGGATGGTGTCTTTTATTTATGTTGCTTGTGTAGCCCTACGTTTAGCACGCTTTAATACGCAAATTGAAACAGCGGATAAACGCTATTTTACTGGCCTACCTTGCCCGTCGGCTGCAGCAGTAGTTGCTGCTATGGTTTGGGCGCTTAGTCTGGCTGATTTAGCCTCTAACGGGCTTGTGACCATATTTACTGCAGGGGTTATGGCATTAACAGGGATTTTGATGGTTAGTAACGTTCGTTACCACAGTTTTAAGGATTTAGAGTTTAAAGGTCGAGTGCCATTTGTTGCAATTATTGCAATTGTGCTGGTATTCGCTGTTGTGTTCACTAATCCACCCTGGGTATTGATGGTGGTATTTTTGCTCTATGCCGCTTCTGGTCCTGTTCTGGCTGTATGGCGATTTAAACAAAAGCGTGTAGCCGCTGCACAAGGGAAATAA
- the ilvY gene encoding HTH-type transcriptional activator IlvY, which produces MDYQGLKLFLHLASTLHFGQTSEACFISPSTLSRHIKRLEEEVGKPLFERDKRKVSLTRAGELFRQYASETLANWNRFQETLQEETTLLSGEISMYCSVTASYSFLSDLLVTYRQRQPSVEVKLHTGDAAYSIPKVVAGEEDIVIAAKPDHLPASLSFKPIATSGLVFIAPTVSCLAREFVDAEMIDWEKVPIIQAEQGLIKQRLQLWFRQQGIKPNVYTSVAGHEAIVSMVSLGFGVGIVPELVLLNSPLANKIQQLTVDPVLQPFTIGLCIQTRRLQNPLVKTFWDTAKVLG; this is translated from the coding sequence GAAGCTTGCTTTATCAGCCCCTCCACATTAAGTCGTCATATAAAACGGCTAGAAGAGGAAGTAGGGAAGCCGTTGTTTGAGCGAGACAAAAGAAAGGTCAGCCTAACTCGAGCAGGTGAGTTGTTTCGACAATATGCATCGGAAACACTTGCCAATTGGAACCGTTTTCAGGAAACCCTGCAGGAAGAGACAACTTTATTAAGTGGTGAAATCAGTATGTACTGCTCAGTCACTGCAAGCTATAGCTTTTTATCTGATTTGCTAGTGACTTACCGGCAGCGTCAGCCTAGCGTGGAAGTAAAGCTGCATACTGGTGATGCAGCTTACTCTATTCCGAAAGTAGTGGCAGGTGAGGAGGATATAGTTATTGCGGCTAAGCCGGACCACTTGCCTGCTAGTTTAAGCTTTAAGCCTATAGCAACATCAGGCCTAGTTTTTATTGCACCAACGGTAAGTTGTTTGGCAAGAGAGTTTGTTGATGCTGAGATGATAGACTGGGAAAAAGTCCCGATTATTCAAGCAGAGCAGGGCCTAATCAAACAAAGGCTGCAATTGTGGTTTCGTCAGCAAGGTATTAAGCCTAATGTCTATACATCGGTTGCAGGGCATGAAGCAATAGTCAGCATGGTGAGTCTGGGGTTTGGGGTGGGGATTGTGCCTGAGCTGGTGCTGCTTAATAGCCCATTAGCAAATAAAATACAGCAATTAACAGTAGACCCTGTCTTGCAGCCGTTTACTATCGGTTTGTGTATACAAACCCGACGTTTACAAAATCCACTGGTCAAAACCTTTTGGGATACTGCTAAAGTGCTTGGCTAG